GAAATCATATGATTCCATGTACAAAGTCATAGGGAGAAGATTCTCCCAATTGAGAGAATTTTCTccctattaataattttttaatattttttattttattttaaattaaaatttgtttattaattaaaatttataaatattagaaattatttCATACTAAAATTAGAACGttaaaacaatttcaataattaaaatgtttaatatttataaatttaaattagtaaataatttttttatttaaagtatattcacattttaataaataaaaaaaattaacattggGAGAAAATTAATTCCGATGGTCTTAAGTGAAAAAGTACACGTAAAACTGTTCTGTGAGTTGTATGGCacaaattaagaatttttattaaacgggggctaatttaatattttttgctaATTAAACGGCTAAATACGTCATTAACCCAAGAAGCTAAGCGTAGCTAAGCGGAGCGAGGTTAGACAAACTACAAGGAATGGTGGTTTGGGGCACAAGAATATGTTGAAAATGAACCAAGcattaaaaatgaaagttaggTCGATTATAATTGCAATTTACAAATAAAGATTTACTTTGGTTAGgctcatataatttttttgagaaaataacaaaaaagccACATTAACAACTCACTATTTCACATAAtgcaatattaattaatttatttactttactacaatttttcttttataaaataccaacttctattgttatttttcaacCAATACCACCTTTCTCCCAAACCAACACGTGTCCACCACATGTGtcttatataataaaaaaaatcataaaaaggaCCAAAAAAACCCATATATAAAAAGAACCATGCGTAATAAAAGGACTAAAAAAGCCTTCCGCTACACATGACTACCTtaccaaaattaaatttcacCATCTGCTATAATGAATGACCCGCGCATCACACGCGGGTCATTCTTAACAAATTTCAGGTGCACCTTTTGGTGCACCTgacatacttttttttttattattattttaatataaattatatatttatagatttatatattaatttaaattgtacaaaaaatttagttattatatttaaattttaaaaatataaatatattactctttttcttttatatctCTAATGCATATTTGATACGTCTCTCATATATtgtataatatatttgtttgatttatattttttggataaatattcGATTATTCgaacttattttcttattttttatatatattttttatatttatttgatacatgttttagacatatttgatatatatttgatacattaatagatatatttattatattttcttattttttatatatattttttatatttatatatatttcttatcttttatacatatttgatatatctccGATACGTGATAggtacattttttaaatttatttaataaatacatctctgataaatttaattgtaattcgaatatattttcaatacatctctgatacacattttatacatgatagatacatatttgatacattaattgaattaactgactaattcaAGTGGTtcgtttttataatttgaaaaggttataaacatatatgtaataatactaattaaaatgaaccaaatatttattgttttatatatatttgactggtttatttttatgatttgacCGAAAGCCCTAGGTGGAAGGAAGGGAAAAAACGACTAGGAGTgcaaaatatttgatacatctccaatatatatttgatacatctcagatacatatgtgatacattttcgaaacataatttatacgtgatatttatccaaaaaaagaataaacatgatagatacattttttaaatgtacttaatagatacatcgctgatacataatttatacatgatagatacattttttaaatatacttaatagatacatcgttgatacataatttatacacgatagatatatttttaaatgtatttaaatagatacatgatagatacatttttactaaatatatacacggtatatatattttaaaaatatacttaataaatacatcgctgatacatattttatacataatagatatatttttaaaatatattaaatagataaattgttaatacaaatttttaactattttattttgtatttttatatttttaaaatttagttaattttttaaatatatttatatttttaaaagttaattattattattaaatatacttaaatttataatattaaaaataaatttatatataataaataatttttaatataatttaatataaaaattttatattaaaataaaaagaatttttattttaaagaaaagacTCATTAAACTGATGCATGAATGAGTAAGCAGGGCTGACCCGCGTCAGCCCTGCATGGCCTGACACGCGTCAGGTCACCACATCAGACCTGACGCGCGTCCTTTTATAacagtataatttttttaataaaaatttatatatttaaaaaaaaaatctatgtgTCAATAGTGGATAggtgttatttatttttgtagagAAAAGAGGAATCTTCACTAATACCCGTGTCCCTATTCTAATGGAATGGTGCTAGTGAaaactttttatgttttatgataagAATGATAAATAGGTGATATAGGTGGTAATGTGTGTAAATGTATATCAATTAGttggtatttttgtgatttactCAATTTTCTTAGGGCGAAATATAAATTTAGGAATAATAATTTGGAAAGCCTTAAGAAGAGAAGTAAAGGAACTTCTCAACTCGTTTGAATGGTATATGAAATGATGTTGAAGGAATTAGATATATTTCACTGCTAATTGCTTTGTTAGTGATGGTGGGAAAAGATTGTGATCATGTTCTTAGTACACCGACCGTGGACTAAATCAATCATGTTATAACATCTCATTAAAATGGGAGTATTCTTGTAAATCGTTATttaaaagtgtatgcaaataataaataaaattacaagaataccctcattttaatgagttGCTATGATATGATCAGGGATGAAGTGGTAAACTTAATCTATATAAAAATTTCTCGATTATGGGATCATTTTACTAACATGAAAATGCTGGATTTGTTCTTTCTAGACTTTGGCAGCAAACACTGAACACTAATGAAGCTGTTGAATGGGTGTAGCCAAAGCTGTGGAACTGACAAAAACTATTCATCCTAATAAACCTCTCTTAACTTGATCAGCCTTTGGTCTAAATAACAAATATAACCCAATTTCTTAGAaaaatcaaaatacatgtgtgttttttagctatttaaaaaatgttttttcaaattttaatctaGACTGGTACATAACTATCATAACAAAAATTCCTATAAATTAACTGATGGAAGGAATGCTGTTCCTGAAATTATACagctttgttggctgttgtggaACAGATGGTTTCAATCTTCGTCGTCGGAGTTGAATGTGATCTTTTTAGCCTTTGGAGCATCTGCAGATATTTCTCTGAAGTGAGACCCATAAAGCTTCGATTCCTGCATACGTTATTTGACAAGAGACATAAACAACTAGCCAGCcatgaaaataaaatcaaataaaacaaaaaccgTCATTCTTCTACAGTACCTTTTTCTTCACATGAGTCCCGAACTTCAAAAGGGCATCGGGCACAACTTGCCCAGCTTCGCGGAGTACATTCACTAGCTCTCCAGCAAGTCCCTGGAGTACAGCTGTGTTATATTACTTGCCTGATTTTTGACCCACAATCTTAACAACGCCAATTAGTTACCTTATTATGATGCGTAAAAAACGTGTGGGCAACACCCTTCTTGCCAGCCCGTCCAGTTCTCCCAATTCTGTGGACATAATCTTCTGTAGTGAGTGGAAAACTATAGTTGATCACCACTTCAACGTCTGGAACATCTAATCCTCTAGCAGCAACATCAGTAGCTACCTACAATTTCATATATAACAACAATTTATACATTACACAGATCTTTGAAGTCGAACCGTCTGCATTTGTACTCATTTCTGTTGCCCAAATAATTCATTCACTGATCTACAATTTTTGCACAGTTAATCCAACATTTTTAGTCTTGGTCGATTCCAGCAATAGATATTTATGCTTTTGGaaaattaatcattaaaatggAGAACAGAAGATAAAACTAAAGAAACCTTAATCTCTTTCGCTTATACTAATTCAGCTGTAAATTGCATGTAATACCAGATTCTTTGAGATTAGCTTAGTAAACAAAAGATTGTGTATCAAATGACTTGGATAAGAAATAGTTATGAAAAAATGGCCAGTTGAATTGAGTTTACTTTGTCTTCCTTTCTCTGAGCAATTCACCAGCCACCAGCCACCAAATtcttcttttccatttttaccAGTCCATGAAATTACCTTGTCACTAGAAAAATATAACCCCTAGTTCTTAAATATCTGTTCATTCATTATTGCACATTGTTTTTGATATTCTAGTCATTTTTTAAGGAACTCGTAGAGGCAATAGTTATATAAGTGTAACTTGTTTCCgtcattttatttaaacttaGAATTCTATTAAAACATTAATTCTGATTACGAATGATATGCTATCATCTAAATCAGATGGAAAGTGCATTGTATTTATCTTTGAATGAATTTGTAAAGTGTTTTGATATTATCAAACACGATTATTCAGGAacttagttttattaaaataagaattctaAGTTGCTAATGAATACAatgaataaatcaatttaaaaaaacatgtGCATATCTTTATGtgggataaaaaaaaaaaacctccacgttaatcaaaaaaataaaattccacATTAATTATgtttggcctaatcactcaaaaaaccctcacctttaatttttttttcaattccaccccgacgttgaaaatttgtcaattttacccacttttgaattttccgttttcaattgtaccccaattttttaatttttgttaattttttaacttaaatgatgaaatcattcaattaactaagtttaaacatgaaattaaattcttttttattcaaaaaagtacaaataagtcctttatttttaaaaactaactaaaacccataatcatattaacactaacttaaattcctaattaattttactaaatttaaataaattttaaaaacatacaattaatatatgctagacatggagaatgttttaaacaaatgtccaaacgaaaaagacgttaatttaatttttcagggtacaattgaaacacaaaaattcaaaatagggtaaaattgacaaattttcaacgtcagggtataattgaaaaggggataaaaggtcggggttttttaaaacattagacCATTATGTTTTGAATGAGAAAGAAGATGGTACAAAGTTATCCTACGAACTGTTATTTATGTAATTACAGGCAAACGTTCCAAATAGAGTGGTTCAACTTACCAGAATTTAAAAGAACATACCGACTAAGTGTACCCCCAACGTAttcttaaaaaataactaatgtATTCTGTATTTGTTCACATACCACGAGCCAAAAGGCTCGTCGTGTTCCTAGTAACTAATGTTCTATATATAtctcaaatatatttttcaaccTTCTATCAATcactttataatttatatatatttaaaaattagtcACCCTCTTGTCAATTGTCCCTTAAATGTtacctttaaaattttaacccTATTTTTCGACACCTAACCAAACACCACCAGTTTTCCTAGTTCATGAGGATTAATAATTTTaagagtttataaatgttttgccttaaattgtttCATTTATGGGAagagaaataataaaattaaagcaTTATGCTACTTGGAACTGTGTTGGCTAAATTCATCAAAACCTTGGACTCTTTTCGACACGATTGCTAAAAACCTCCAAGGTGTAATTCTTAAAAGAGCTATAATCTTTTCTGTGTTTTCTTATCAATTCAAATctgaaactttttgattaattataaCTTCTAACCTATTGAAACCGTAAATACATTGGTAGAACAGTATACCTTAAGCTGTCTTGCATCGTAATATGACTCTTGCAGAATTGAAATGAATATATACTTGCAATTAGAACTTCAATTTGCAATATTTACCATCAAAGGACAGCTTCCCGTTTTGAACAATGATAGTGCCTTAGTCCGTTGCTCTTGTGCTTTGTTTCCATGTATGGAAACAACCTTCCAGCCACTGCAACACCAAAAAAGACGGAGAAAGGGACATAAGTATGTTAAATTCGTTAAGCAGTTTTTCAGTTGTATTATTAATTGTCTATTctctttccaaaaaaaaaattgtctttgGTAAAACATAATGCAGATCTCAATAAATCGACCTTTTTCTTAGCATTCCATCAAGGCGCTCAGCTTCCTTCTGGTACAAGGCAAAAACTAGTACTCGGTTCCTGATCATATGCACATCTCAACCAGTGAACATTTAGTAGAAATAAGCATAATCTTATAGAACCTAAAAACTGTTAACTTCTAGCTTCAATAATCTAAAATTAACAACTGAAATCAAACATATGAAAACCAGAATGAAACCTTCCTTGCATGTTATTTGTCATAAGAAGACACAATCACTTTTCGTTTCTACACAAAATCCATAGACAATTGATAAGATCAAGTGATTTCTGAAAAACTCTTGATATTTGTTTcagtttttaaatcaatttgGTATCTCAGAAGTAGTAACTGGCAGAACCAACTTTCTGTTTGTAAAacataaaattgttattttctgTTATAACTAAAAAGAAATTGCATTTCATTTCTTATAGATTACGATGACTTACATCAATAACAtacaaatcataaaccttaACTTCTCCTATAAAGTTTcaaaaattgaagttattgtgAATTTCTATTTGGCAAATCAAGTAGATTGTTAATTCAAAAAAACCCATTACTTTAATACCCACTTTATCATAGTTTAAAATCAGGCCAAGCTGGATTGAAGAGAGACCAAACAGATCCAATTTTTCAGATTTGTAATCGGGAAACTAAAAATTTAGAGCAAGAATTGAACCAAAAGCCCCCAATTATTCTTTGATAATGCTATCAGACTGCCACTGTTACATGATTTTTTCTATTCATTCTGACTTGCTATCATACAAGGTCTAGCTCGAGTAAGATGTGTGCAAGCATTCTCCTATGAAGAACAGACACAGGTACGGGTAGGGCACGACGAACGGCATTTTCTATAAAATTAGACACTGAGGGGACACAGAAAAACAATTATGTATtaaggtatatatatatataaaaagttatagaaattttaaaaatagaataagtGAAATACATTAAatctaagaaaaataattaaggtATGTTTTTTGTGTTCAAAttgaagaaataagaaaaaactaGAAGAGTAGGATTGAACAGTGGGCTGCGTTTTTGCTTTTAAAAGAAAACGGTGTTGAtgttttaaaaagaattgatgttttaaaaaataataggaGAGCTAGATTTATGTTTTAAACAGGACCATAACTATTTTAAAGATCTCTTGTTGCGTCCCATGGCATGTCTACAGCGTGTCTCCCGATGTGTCCCAGGCGTGTCTCGTGATGTGTTCCCGGAGTGTCCCCCTCCTTTTCAACAGTAAATTTGTGGTGACACTTATTTTGTCGTGTCCCCGCAGTTTTGAAGAGTCCCCTGCATATGTCACCTCCAAGAAGTTTCTGGTGCTTCATAAGTATTCCCATATATGCCACTTAGTAATGAATGATGTGCAGTGAACAAGCCTCACAACTTTAAGTGTTAAAAAAGATCGAGTTAAAATCAGAGACATGCCTGATAAGAGATAACTAATTTCAAATAAGCTCAAAGAGATGTTACTAATGAGAGTGACAGCAGGTTTGATTGCCAACAGCTCCGAATTTAAGTGCATACAAGTCAGAAGTAAAATCACACAACAAGAGGATCATGACAACACAGATTTCAAGAAAAAGTTAACATCTCAGGTTATTTCTTAGAATTTAGTCCTTTGTCAAATCGAGATTGGAATCGAGAATCGAAATGCTTGATTAGTGAATCAAGAATCAGGAATCGAATCATAAGATTTGgtctatatttttaatattattttaaaaatatttacttgcataaattatatgtaaattttatatatctCTAAATTTGaactatataattatttatcacaTGAAAGTCTTAGCAAAATAGAGGATCAAGGTTGAGTCAATTTGAGTTACAAATAGCCATTGTAGTTTTCATTAACTAATTACTCTTTAATATCAACATATTTTCTGGTTAGTTTTCTCTTAGCAACACCGAAACAAGTTCATTGTAGCCAATTTTTTCATAGAAAAAAAAAGGAGTGGAGTTATCAAACCAATAGATTAAGAAACCAAACTATAAAACATGCACATGCAACAAATAAAgcataaaagaaaaattcacATATGAAAGCAAGAATACCTTTGAGAATTGTGATATTTTTCTAACAAAGCAAGTAATCGATTGTCACGGTGATGATCATCCAAGACCTACATTCAGAGAAGTGAAGGTGTGATGTAGACTGTAGTAGCAGTGGTGTCAACACAAAGCATTATATTAGTGTAGCATACAAACATGTTAAATATCAGGAAGTTTAATTGCAGGCATTGAGAAACGAAACCTCAACAATTTGCATGACATCATGGTTGGCAGCAGTGTCCTCTGAACCTACAACTACCTGAAAGAAGCTCAATGATTTCGCTACATGCAGATAACTAAACAAAAGAACTTATAAGAAGATCCCACACCTTAACAGGGTTAGGATCCATGTATTCCTCGGCCAAGTTATGAACATCTATAGGCCATGTAGCGCTGAACATTATCATTTGGCGAGCTACATaggttaaaataatttatatcaaTAATCAAAAGAATGTGTATGCTACCCTAAGACTATTTATATGAAACTTACAATCTATCAGAATGAACTAAACAGATAAACTTTAAGACTTAACTAAAAAGATTATCATAACTCTAAGCTCATTTGTACATTAGAATGTCTCCCATTATTTACTTAATGATAATCCCTGAGTCCCATAAACTCATTAgctgtttacctttttagccatccAATATTAGATCAAAAGCTGAAGGTTAAGCTTTTGACTTACTTAAGTTATCATGCGTTACAAATACAAAGTACATATAGCTAATTAGGAAGAGAAGAGACTAATTGATGCAGAAAAACATTGAACAGTATGCCCAGAATTGCTAGCAACTATGTTTTTAGTAACCATAATTTGGTTCTTTCATGTTGATGATTCTATCAGGAAGACTATTGAGTGAAACGTGGAAGAAGACAGTCAACATCCACAGAAATATGTTAGTTCTTCAATCAAATACCAAAAAGGAACAGGCATAGAACAGTATATGAcatattaaacaattaaattttctGTATAGAGACTGAATTAGTAGAAGCGCAAACTTGGTTATGAATCACAATCATTCAGcctcataaaaaaaatgaaatgaagtATATCACAGAACATGAAATAGCAACTTCTCGGAATAAGAACCAAAAACATAAACGACTTGGATTTTAAAATCACAGAATAAAGTAAAGAGTATGAACTGGAGTTCTATTCATTAAATGATTTCAGGGAGGGATGGTAATTTAAGAGGAAAAGACATGACAATATCAAGGAACCAATTATTTTAGTAAGACAGGGGTATCAAGAAAccaacattttctttttcttattcttCTTTTCACTATGAATAAAGAGATCAATGTGAAGAGGGGGAATAACAATTCACATACCAGAACATGTCTTGCTCAAAATGGAGCGAACTTCCTGTCTAAATCCCATATCAAGCATTCTATCTGCTTCATCAAGAACCTGCATGTGTTGATGTGAAAAATAAGACTCAAATGTAAACAGCAAAATTTGATTCCTGCAACTGCAACTTCTGCTGCTTACTTCTTTGTTTAGACTGTAATAGTGTAATGCATAATAATCAACCTGAATTTTGCAAGGAACCCATAACATTTAAGCAATAAAGTTTCCTACATGATCATCTTTATATGCAACTAAATTCGGCAAAACCTTTACAATATCTAAATTTACAAGTTTCTTCACATCTAACATCAACATAATAAGCgcatgtttacaaacaaaaggGAGTAATATTTAGTAGAACCAAATTACagataagtatttttttttccttttcctgTGACATCATTTATATTTTCTGATAATCTGATGTTTCTTCAGAGCATAGTTATTAAAGGTGAAAAGGTGCTTCAAGGCGCCAAGAGGTCCTAGTGCCAGAGAAGCGAGGCGCCCGCCTTTCGGAAGAAAGGcattcgaaaaaaaaaaacaatacaaTGTATAAAAAGCATCATGATCATAATTGGTTGTTTTTTCTTACTGTTGACCTCTTTCTAAATGTTCCAGTTATAGTTTCAGTTATGGTTCATGTTTGCAGATTTAAGAAAGAAAAAGGTTAAAACTTGTTTGTTGAAGTTGGTGAAGTGAAACTGATAAAAGGTCAGAGGATGTGATGGCCTGTTACTGATCAATAAAGAGAACGTTTCATTTATTTGaagaaggggaaatgtttaaacATAGGCTTAAATACTATGaatatatttgaactttttgttTCTATCTTTAACATTTAATATCTAACTCTCTCTTCCTTAAACTCTAACAACAACACatcctttctttttttttctctaatgTTATTCTCTTTCTACTCTCTTTGAACCTTCATTTTCTGGAGTGTAAATATGGATCTAAAAACTTCATATTAACATCCATGCTTATCAAGTTAGCACTTTTCGTCAAAAATCAACATTCCTTGAAGGATACGACACAAAAGTGCTTAAGAGTCTGAGGTGCGCCTTTCACAACA
This region of Mercurialis annua linkage group LG1-X, ddMerAnnu1.2, whole genome shotgun sequence genomic DNA includes:
- the LOC126656528 gene encoding DEAD-box ATP-dependent RNA helicase 5; its protein translation is MGKKLQENEPAAQQEEHHKKEKKKKNKSSELNLKRKLEETESPKKKKKKNKETHEANNTENQEGDDAEKIVVTGKDVKEAKYEPLKSFSESKLPDTVLKCCENFKNPSPIQAHAWPFLLNGRDFIGIAKTGSGKTLGYGIPAVMHVLSKRKQQKRAANPLCLVLAPTRELADQIFVVLQDAGQPCGVKSVCLYGGTSKGPQISTLKSGVDIVIATPGRLKDLIEMNVCHLTEVSFVVLDEADRMLDMGFRQEVRSILSKTCSARQMIMFSATWPIDVHNLAEEYMDPNPVKVVVGSEDTAANHDVMQIVEVLDDHHRDNRLLALLEKYHNSQRNRVLVFALYQKEAERLDGMLRKSGWKVVSIHGNKAQEQRTKALSLFKTGSCPLMVATDVAARGLDVPDVEVVINYSFPLTTEDYVHRIGRTGRAGKKGVAHTFFTHHNKGLAGELVNVLREAGQVVPDALLKFGTHVKKKESKLYGSHFREISADAPKAKKITFNSDDED